A genomic region of Cannabis sativa cultivar Pink pepper isolate KNU-18-1 chromosome 1, ASM2916894v1, whole genome shotgun sequence contains the following coding sequences:
- the LOC115707781 gene encoding 15.4 kDa class V heat shock protein, which translates to MELPVIYSATTSSNQYLFPYNFVPENHVNWSETPDSHIYSADLPGVRKEEIKVEVEDSRYLIIRTEAINESTEPARTFMRKFRLPGRVDIDGISAGYEDGVLTVTVPRSFSRRGFCIDPADVPERLETLARAA; encoded by the exons ATGGAGCTTCCAGTGATATACTCTGCAACAACTTCTTCAAACCAGTATCTTTTTCCATACAACTTTGTCCCAGAAAACCATGTTAACTGGTCAGAAACTCCAGACTCTCACATTTATTCAGCAGACCTCCCTG GTGTAAGAAAAGAGGAGATAAAAGTGGAAGTTGAGGACTCAAGATACCTCATAATTCGAACTGAGGCCATTAATGAGTCAACAGAACCTGCAAGAACCTTCATGAGGAAGTTTAGGCTTCCTGGTAGAGTAGATATTGATGGAATATCAGCTGGATATGAAGATGGAGTTTTGACAGTTACTGTTCCAAGATCTTTCAGTAGAAGGGGTTTCTGTATTGACCCAGCAGATGTGCCTGAACGCCTAGAAACTCTTGCAAGGGCTGCTTAG